A region of Allocoleopsis franciscana PCC 7113 DNA encodes the following proteins:
- a CDS encoding acetoacetate decarboxylase family protein codes for MTYPKAPWTLQGYALQTCQLLDAKKVRPFIPPQFELVCVLPGKTVGGIYVSHYGTGSVLEYSELIVIAGLVSYSGQIGGWVSHIYVDNADSVAGGRNIWGLPKELAEFTWEKQNFANTEYKNRLLVRQQERTLCQFSYNPPNFELQVPLSANAFSTKSDSILLFKSHFESHMSLIATQLQVPTESPFASLGLDHPWLTLCWNQLRLVVGSPEAVGLREPVVSQL; via the coding sequence ATGACGTACCCTAAGGCACCTTGGACACTTCAGGGCTATGCACTCCAAACCTGCCAGTTACTCGATGCTAAAAAAGTACGTCCATTTATCCCGCCACAGTTTGAACTCGTTTGTGTTTTGCCGGGAAAAACCGTAGGTGGGATTTATGTTTCTCATTACGGTACAGGGTCTGTATTGGAATATAGCGAACTCATCGTTATCGCTGGTTTAGTCAGCTATTCAGGCCAAATTGGGGGCTGGGTTTCCCATATTTATGTAGATAATGCTGATTCGGTGGCAGGGGGTCGAAATATTTGGGGATTACCGAAGGAATTAGCGGAATTTACTTGGGAGAAACAGAATTTTGCCAATACAGAGTATAAAAATCGCCTCCTAGTTCGTCAACAAGAACGAACCCTGTGCCAGTTTAGCTACAACCCACCCAACTTCGAGTTGCAGGTACCATTAAGTGCCAATGCTTTTAGCACGAAATCGGATTCTATTTTGTTATTTAAAAGTCATTTTGAGTCTCACATGAGCCTAATCGCGACACAATTGCAAGTACCGACGGAGAGTCCTTTTGCCAGTTTAGGCTTAGACCATCCTTGGTTAACACTTTGCTGGAATCAGTTGCGTTTGGTTGTTGGTTCGCCTGAAGCCGTTGGGTTGAGAGAACCTGTTGTCAGCCAGTTGTAA
- a CDS encoding metallophosphoesterase family protein: MRILAIGDIHGCSTAFDTLLSRVKLQPTDTIITLGDYVDRGPNSKGILNRLIKLHQKGQLVALRGNHELMMLAARFSRREESLWRCRGGKETLTSYSKSNQVAKLKDIPARHWHFIENVCVDWYETDTHFFVHANVHPDIPLAKQSASMLFWEKFGNPVPHISGKTMVCGHTSQKSGLPVNRGHAICIDTRVYSKGWLTCLDVTSGKIWQANQAGRVRTAWIEQFAAYSTHVRF, encoded by the coding sequence ATGCGTATTCTTGCCATCGGCGATATTCACGGATGCTCAACAGCATTTGATACCCTGCTCTCTAGGGTTAAGCTACAGCCAACCGATACTATCATCACCCTTGGCGATTATGTAGACCGAGGGCCAAACTCGAAAGGCATCCTGAATCGGTTAATCAAACTACACCAGAAAGGACAGCTTGTTGCGTTACGAGGCAATCATGAACTGATGATGCTGGCGGCACGTTTCAGTCGTAGGGAGGAATCCCTATGGCGCTGTCGGGGTGGCAAAGAGACGCTCACATCTTACTCGAAATCGAACCAAGTGGCTAAGCTTAAGGATATCCCCGCTCGCCACTGGCACTTTATAGAAAATGTCTGTGTAGACTGGTACGAAACCGATACTCACTTTTTTGTCCATGCCAACGTCCATCCCGATATACCGCTAGCAAAGCAGTCCGCAAGCATGTTGTTCTGGGAGAAATTTGGCAATCCAGTCCCACACATTTCCGGCAAAACCATGGTTTGTGGGCATACGAGTCAAAAAAGTGGCTTGCCGGTCAATCGGGGGCACGCGATTTGTATTGATACGAGAGTTTACAGCAAGGGCTGGTTAACGTGTTTGGATGTGACCAGTGGTAAAATCTGGCAAGCGAATCAGGCCGGTCGTGTACGAACAGCCTGGATTGAGCAGTTTGCCGCCTATTCAACTCATGTTAGATTTTAG
- a CDS encoding S8 family serine peptidase translates to MTSRPESLPEDSHSTGSVPERSVGVLLQRGGEELAMAKVSDRFTVRPTSEAAGEALVQALSAEYEQTIPHAHLEEFKVAPKQRDQVMQAARESDSSVFVSHVYQLRNNPETLIYLTDQLTIQFTEETEEEAIASVAAEFGLQTVKPVDGIPNTFVFQLTPNATENPVKIANRLMGRPEILIAEPEIVIPKEAHYRPKDPYYPKQWYLNHSGGSMLAANSHIHAEKAWDITRGNRSIVVAVADDAIDLNHSDFQGTGKIVAPKDFKDNDFLPLPEISEESHGTACAGIAVAEENGVGIAGVAPGCALMPIRTTGFLDDDTIEQLFDYCIAQNASVISCSWGPAAVYFPLSLRQRAALTRAATKGRQGKGCVIVFAAGNANRPVSGTVYERSWPNDLLKGPTNWLGGFTIHPDVITVSACTSLSKKSAYSNWGTNVSVCAPSNNAPPGMWFERTGYISTAPELTVPLPGLGMFSADLVGALGYESGDYVSTFGGTSSACPVVAGVAALVLSANPDLTAQEVKRILQETADKIVDRDADPQLGMRLGTYDTNGHSQWFGYGKVNAFNAVQAAQQKTPQTPQSGIRRVSGRNDNRVAIPDDNPQGVTSTIQINDSAAVREIQVTVDIQHDFLGDIEVTLKAPNGQVVLLQNRTLGSLTQLQKTYSVETTPALKQFLNKSAAGVWQLQAIDYAPMDTGILKSWELTVGV, encoded by the coding sequence ATGACCAGTCGTCCAGAGTCTTTACCAGAGGATTCTCACTCAACAGGGAGTGTCCCAGAACGAAGTGTAGGTGTACTTCTGCAACGGGGAGGTGAAGAACTGGCGATGGCGAAAGTGAGCGATCGCTTCACCGTTCGCCCCACCTCCGAAGCAGCAGGAGAAGCGTTAGTACAAGCGTTGTCTGCCGAATACGAACAAACTATTCCTCACGCCCACCTCGAAGAATTTAAAGTCGCCCCGAAGCAGCGAGATCAGGTGATGCAAGCCGCCAGGGAAAGTGATTCTAGCGTCTTTGTCAGTCATGTTTATCAACTCAGAAATAATCCAGAAACACTGATTTATCTGACCGATCAACTCACCATTCAATTTACTGAAGAAACAGAGGAGGAGGCGATCGCCAGCGTTGCCGCAGAATTTGGTCTTCAAACCGTCAAACCTGTGGATGGCATCCCCAACACTTTCGTCTTTCAACTCACCCCTAACGCCACAGAAAATCCGGTCAAAATCGCCAACCGACTCATGGGGCGTCCAGAAATTCTGATCGCTGAACCCGAAATTGTCATCCCCAAAGAAGCTCATTATCGCCCCAAAGACCCCTACTATCCGAAGCAATGGTATCTCAATCATTCGGGCGGCTCAATGCTGGCGGCAAATTCCCATATTCATGCCGAAAAAGCCTGGGATATTACCCGTGGCAATCGCTCGATTGTTGTCGCCGTCGCCGATGATGCCATTGACTTAAACCACTCAGATTTTCAGGGAACGGGCAAAATTGTCGCCCCCAAAGACTTTAAAGATAATGACTTCTTGCCACTGCCGGAAATCTCAGAAGAAAGTCATGGCACTGCCTGCGCGGGAATCGCTGTTGCGGAAGAAAACGGCGTGGGGATTGCGGGTGTTGCTCCGGGTTGTGCTTTGATGCCCATCCGCACAACTGGATTCCTGGATGATGACACGATTGAACAATTGTTTGACTATTGCATCGCCCAGAACGCCAGTGTCATTTCTTGCAGTTGGGGACCGGCTGCCGTTTACTTTCCCCTCTCCCTCCGCCAACGCGCTGCCCTCACTCGTGCTGCCACCAAAGGGCGTCAGGGGAAAGGTTGTGTCATTGTGTTTGCGGCGGGGAATGCCAATCGCCCTGTCAGTGGTACGGTTTATGAGAGAAGTTGGCCTAACGATTTGCTCAAAGGACCCACCAACTGGTTAGGTGGCTTCACGATTCATCCCGACGTGATTACCGTTTCCGCTTGTACCAGCCTGAGCAAAAAATCCGCTTATAGTAACTGGGGAACGAATGTCTCCGTCTGTGCTCCTAGCAACAACGCGCCGCCGGGAATGTGGTTTGAACGCACAGGCTATATCAGTACAGCACCCGAACTGACGGTGCCACTTCCAGGATTAGGGATGTTCAGCGCTGACTTAGTAGGGGCGCTAGGTTATGAATCAGGGGATTATGTGAGTACTTTTGGTGGTACCTCTAGTGCCTGTCCAGTTGTGGCTGGCGTTGCGGCACTGGTTCTCAGTGCTAACCCCGACCTCACAGCCCAAGAAGTCAAGCGTATTCTCCAAGAAACAGCGGATAAAATTGTTGACCGTGACGCCGATCCCCAGTTGGGGATGCGACTGGGTACTTACGATACGAACGGTCACTCTCAGTGGTTTGGCTATGGCAAAGTCAATGCCTTTAACGCCGTACAAGCCGCCCAACAAAAAACACCCCAAACTCCCCAATCCGGTATTCGGCGTGTCTCTGGACGCAATGACAACCGTGTGGCAATTCCTGATGACAACCCTCAAGGCGTTACGAGTACGATTCAAATCAATGATTCGGCAGCCGTGCGAGAGATTCAGGTTACTGTCGATATTCAACACGACTTTTTGGGAGATATTGAGGTAACTTTGAAAGCGCCCAATGGTCAGGTTGTTTTGTTGCAAAATCGCACGCTGGGTTCATTAACTCAGTTACAAAAAACCTATTCTGTGGAAACGACACCGGCCCTTAAGCAATTTCTGAATAAATCGGCGGCGGGGGTTTGGCAGTTGCAGGCGATCGATTATGCGCCGATGGATACGGGTATCCTCAAAAGCTGGGAATTAACGGTTGGCGTATAA
- a CDS encoding CHAT domain-containing protein: MISKGQPLCPLGIKVNWVHKAKNIGLSLLPWVVCLMCPWNIAQAQSIVPASDGTGTIVTPNNNPQQFDIQGGTQSGANLFHSFSQFGLDQGQIANFLSNPTIQNILTRVTGGSASYINGLIQVTGGSSNLYIMNPAGIVFGPNASLNVPASFTATTATGIGLDNNQLFSATEPNNYATLVGQPSNFNFATSQTPGAVVNMGQLSVSQGNNLSLVGGTVVSTGQLNAPGGQINITAVPGQSTVLLSAPGNVLSLEVPASEVSTITPSTLPQLLTGSGQSTGLAVNSSGQVELTGSNIPIHNGDVVIKGSVTAQTATVSAQNNLILVESQLQTTGDLNLLAQNTVMVRDTATNPFLAQAGGNLYIQGNYEIDILALNTPYIPPFQSGGNLSFVSDGIISFDSHSQSGGSILFHNLSGGPANVYSYYDPIITSGGNIALGNYTGAALKVDSGGTITAGDITITQPDTLSIPTTDPDYVILTTTPSLILKAAGSINVGNINTSDQSVGDAGHVRLTAQGNITTGDINARDLGAGNAGSVSLLSAGGNIQVENVNTTNLNAGNSGSITMIGAGTVTHGELNWNNFGTGNQASSPVIMQNLGGTNTPPPTGGTTTPPPGGTTPPPGGTTTPPPTGGTTTPPPGGTTPPPGGTTTPTPTGGTTTPTPPGGTTTPPPTGGTTTPPPGGTTPPPGGTTTPPPTGGTTTPPPGGTTTPTPPGGTTTPTPPGGTTTPTPTGGTTTPTPTGGTTTPTPTGGTTTPTPTGGTTTPTPTGGTTTPTPTGGTTTPTPTGGTTTPTPTGGTTTPTPTGGTTTPTPTGGTTTPTPTGGTTTPTPTGGTTTPTPTPTGGSKTTPSSGSTTTTSGDSITTPAGGSKDNASGGSTNSTSNTCLSCTSTDSTVTTPSGIANHQSSATTSTTSRSSTVATSDGSTPNSPNSGGANNPSGQGNTNHVHLGGTSDSPTTSSSPQQLVGNSSSSEVKPNLVSSLEEPLTNQFEQYFGHPDKTPTVTLADARNILRKVEKATGVKPALIYATFVPQRIVANGVSNVSTPDQNSNLETPNSSYQLELVLVTGEGEPIRRQVTGATRENVLQVVYQFQSEVTNAQSGRDYEAPSKQLYQWLIAPLDAEIKARGIQNLSFIMDSGLRSLPIAALYDGQQFLVEKYSLGLMPSLSLITDTNYKSIKDLQVLAMGASKFPEKSPLPAVPVELSLITPSLWQGKAFLNDNFTLANLKEQREQKPFGLIHLATHATFRAGAPGNSYIEFWDTKLQLDQLPGLGWGNPPVELLVLSACKTALGDQQAELGFAGLAVQAGVKSAIASLWSVSDEGTLALMTQLYQQLKVSPIKAGALQQAQIAMLRGQVSLKEGKLFSGKETVPLPPELVKLGTRNLTHPYFWAGFTMIGSPW, encoded by the coding sequence ATGATATCCAAAGGTCAACCGCTCTGTCCTTTGGGGATTAAGGTCAATTGGGTACACAAAGCCAAAAACATTGGTCTATCGCTGCTCCCTTGGGTTGTGTGCCTGATGTGTCCATGGAATATAGCGCAGGCACAATCCATCGTTCCAGCTTCCGATGGTACAGGTACTATTGTTACTCCTAACAACAATCCCCAGCAATTTGATATTCAAGGCGGCACTCAGTCAGGGGCAAATCTTTTCCACAGCTTCAGCCAGTTTGGTTTGGATCAAGGTCAGATTGCCAACTTCCTCTCTAACCCAACGATCCAGAATATTCTGACCCGCGTTACGGGGGGCAGTGCTTCTTATATTAACGGACTCATCCAAGTTACGGGCGGCAGTTCCAATCTCTACATCATGAACCCGGCGGGGATTGTGTTTGGCCCCAATGCCAGCTTGAACGTTCCAGCTTCGTTCACCGCGACTACAGCGACGGGTATTGGCCTTGATAATAATCAGTTATTCAGCGCCACCGAACCCAATAACTACGCGACCTTGGTCGGTCAACCTAGTAACTTCAACTTTGCCACATCCCAGACACCAGGGGCAGTGGTGAATATGGGTCAACTGAGTGTCAGCCAGGGGAACAACTTATCTTTGGTGGGCGGTACGGTAGTCAGTACGGGTCAATTAAATGCGCCAGGAGGACAAATTAACATTACGGCTGTTCCTGGTCAGAGTACAGTACTCCTGAGTGCCCCTGGGAACGTGCTCAGCCTAGAGGTTCCAGCCTCAGAAGTCTCCACGATCACTCCTAGTACCTTACCCCAGCTATTGACAGGCAGCGGTCAATCTACGGGTTTGGCAGTTAATAGTTCAGGTCAGGTAGAACTGACGGGGTCGAATATTCCCATCCACAACGGAGATGTGGTGATCAAAGGAAGTGTAACAGCCCAAACAGCCACGGTGTCCGCTCAAAATAATCTGATTTTAGTAGAAAGCCAGTTGCAAACAACAGGTGACTTGAATCTACTGGCGCAGAATACAGTGATGGTGAGAGATACAGCCACCAATCCTTTCCTCGCCCAGGCAGGAGGGAACCTTTATATTCAGGGTAATTACGAGATTGACATCCTGGCACTGAATACTCCATATATACCCCCCTTTCAAAGTGGTGGCAACTTGAGTTTTGTCAGTGATGGAATTATTTCTTTTGATAGTCACTCCCAGAGTGGGGGGAGTATCTTGTTTCACAACTTATCAGGCGGCCCCGCCAACGTCTACAGCTATTATGACCCCATCATTACCTCCGGAGGTAATATTGCCCTAGGCAACTACACAGGGGCGGCTCTCAAGGTAGATTCAGGTGGCACTATTACAGCCGGAGATATTACGATTACCCAACCGGATACTCTCTCGATTCCTACTACCGATCCAGATTATGTGATTTTGACCACTACTCCATCGCTGATTCTGAAGGCAGCAGGGAGCATTAATGTAGGGAATATCAATACTTCGGATCAAAGTGTAGGTGATGCTGGGCATGTGAGGTTGACCGCCCAAGGTAACATTACGACCGGCGATATCAACGCCAGAGATTTGGGTGCGGGAAATGCGGGTTCTGTCTCATTGTTATCCGCTGGGGGCAACATTCAAGTTGAAAATGTCAATACAACCAACCTGAACGCAGGCAATTCCGGTTCTATAACGATGATCGGCGCTGGCACCGTTACACACGGCGAATTGAATTGGAATAACTTTGGAACGGGAAATCAAGCAAGCAGCCCTGTAATCATGCAGAATCTAGGGGGCACCAACACTCCTCCACCAACAGGCGGTACGACGACTCCCCCACCAGGCGGCACAACTCCCCCACCAGGCGGCACAACGACTCCTCCACCAACGGGTGGTACCACAACTCCCCCACCAGGCGGCACAACTCCCCCACCAGGCGGTACCACAACTCCAACACCAACGGGCGGTACCACGACTCCAACACCACCAGGCGGCACAACGACTCCTCCACCAACGGGTGGTACCACAACTCCCCCACCAGGCGGCACAACTCCCCCACCAGGCGGCACAACGACTCCTCCACCAACGGGTGGTACCACAACTCCCCCACCAGGCGGTACCACAACTCCAACACCACCAGGCGGTACCACAACTCCAACACCACCAGGCGGTACCACAACTCCAACACCAACAGGTGGTACCACAACTCCAACACCAACGGGCGGTACCACAACTCCAACACCAACGGGCGGTACCACAACTCCAACACCAACGGGCGGTACCACAACTCCAACACCAACGGGCGGTACCACAACTCCAACACCAACGGGTGGTACCACAACTCCAACACCAACGGGCGGTACCACAACTCCAACACCAACAGGCGGTACCACAACTCCAACACCAACAGGCGGTACCACAACTCCAACACCAACAGGCGGTACCACAACTCCAACACCAACAGGTGGTACAACGACTCCAACACCAACGGGCGGTACCACAACTCCAACACCAACACCTACAGGCGGCAGTAAAACGACTCCTTCATCGGGTAGTACAACGACTACCTCCGGTGACAGTATCACTACTCCCGCCGGAGGTAGTAAAGATAATGCTTCTGGCGGAAGTACAAACAGTACTTCTAATACCTGTCTATCCTGTACGTCCACTGATAGCACTGTGACTACACCCAGTGGCATCGCAAATCATCAATCTAGTGCCACTACCAGCACGACATCCCGTAGCAGCACAGTGGCTACATCCGATGGCAGTACACCCAATTCACCCAATAGTGGTGGAGCAAATAATCCATCAGGGCAGGGGAATACTAATCATGTTCATCTGGGTGGAACCAGCGATTCGCCAACAACGAGCTCATCACCACAACAGTTAGTCGGGAACTCGTCTTCAAGTGAAGTGAAGCCTAATTTAGTGTCTTCTCTGGAAGAACCTTTGACAAATCAATTCGAGCAATATTTTGGGCACCCTGACAAGACTCCGACTGTAACTCTGGCAGACGCTCGTAATATTCTTCGTAAAGTGGAGAAAGCAACTGGCGTCAAACCCGCACTCATTTATGCAACCTTTGTGCCTCAACGGATTGTAGCCAATGGGGTAAGCAATGTATCAACTCCAGACCAAAACTCAAACCTTGAAACTCCAAATTCTTCATACCAGTTGGAATTAGTGTTGGTGACAGGGGAGGGTGAACCGATTCGTCGTCAAGTAACTGGAGCAACGCGAGAGAACGTTCTCCAAGTGGTTTATCAATTTCAGTCTGAAGTGACGAATGCTCAAAGTGGACGTGACTACGAGGCTCCTAGTAAACAACTCTATCAATGGCTAATCGCTCCTCTGGATGCTGAGATCAAAGCACGAGGTATCCAAAATCTGTCTTTCATCATGGATAGCGGCTTGCGATCTCTTCCCATCGCGGCTCTTTATGATGGTCAACAGTTTCTGGTTGAGAAATATAGCCTTGGCTTGATGCCTAGTCTCAGTCTGATTACTGATACGAACTACAAGAGCATTAAAGACTTACAAGTTCTGGCGATGGGAGCGTCAAAATTCCCAGAGAAAAGCCCTTTACCGGCGGTACCTGTCGAGTTATCGCTCATTACACCTTCTTTGTGGCAGGGCAAGGCATTCCTGAACGATAACTTTACCCTAGCGAATCTGAAGGAACAACGAGAGCAAAAGCCTTTTGGATTGATTCACCTGGCAACCCATGCCACCTTCCGTGCCGGAGCACCAGGCAACTCTTACATTGAATTTTGGGATACGAAGCTACAGCTAGACCAATTGCCTGGGCTAGGTTGGGGTAATCCACCTGTGGAGTTGTTGGTATTGAGCGCCTGTAAGACAGCGTTGGGAGATCAGCAAGCCGAGTTAGGTTTTGCGGGGTTAGCCGTACAAGCTGGGGTAAAATCAGCGATCGCATCCCTCTGGTCTGTGAGTGATGAAGGAACTTTAGCCCTCATGACACAGCTATACCAGCAGTTGAAAGTATCACCCATTAAAGCAGGAGCGCTGCAACAGGCACAAATAGCGATGCTCAGAGGGCAAGTTTCTCTCAAAGAAGGTAAGCTGTTTTCGGGTAAAGAGACTGTACCTTTACCACCAGAACTGGTCAAGCTAGGAACCCGGAATTTGACACATCCCTATTTTTGGGCTGGTTTTACGATGATTGGCAGTCCTTGGTAA
- the grxD gene encoding Grx4 family monothiol glutaredoxin: MNPEVKERIDNLVSQNKILVFMKGNKLMPQCGFSNNVVQILNTLGVPYETVDVLDDYEIRQGIKEYSNWPTIPQVYINGEFVGGSDVLIELYQQGELQQLVEVALAS, translated from the coding sequence ATGAACCCAGAAGTAAAAGAGCGGATTGACAATTTAGTGAGCCAGAACAAGATTCTGGTTTTCATGAAGGGCAACAAACTGATGCCTCAGTGTGGTTTTTCCAATAACGTTGTCCAGATTCTGAATACGCTAGGCGTACCCTATGAAACTGTAGACGTGTTGGACGATTACGAAATTCGCCAAGGCATCAAGGAATATTCCAACTGGCCTACGATTCCCCAAGTCTATATCAATGGCGAGTTTGTCGGCGGCTCCGATGTCCTGATTGAGCTTTATCAACAAGGTGAATTGCAGCAGTTGGTAGAAGTGGCCTTAGCCTCCTAA
- a CDS encoding BolA family protein, with protein sequence MISLQQVEALIKAGIPDAQVQVQDLTGGGDHLQAIVVSSQFEGKSLVKQHQLVYGAVRQAMDTEAIHALALKTYTPEAWKATGQVV encoded by the coding sequence ATGATTAGCCTACAGCAAGTTGAGGCTTTGATTAAGGCCGGGATACCCGATGCTCAAGTGCAGGTGCAAGATTTAACCGGTGGCGGTGATCATCTTCAAGCCATTGTCGTTTCATCCCAGTTTGAAGGCAAGTCTCTGGTAAAACAGCACCAGCTAGTTTATGGGGCTGTGCGTCAGGCGATGGATACGGAAGCGATTCATGCCTTAGCCCTCAAAACCTACACCCCGGAAGCCTGGAAAGCGACAGGTCAAGTTGTTTAA
- a CDS encoding DUF6761 family protein, with translation MLQDTRTIRYYQQLTDALVYMWNRGYRYDDLRLYVDGYVDALRHTNALEIYLIHRLEEEAMRYLRDPSNFEPTAMPMPEPESDYY, from the coding sequence ACGCTACTACCAGCAGCTTACTGACGCTCTGGTTTATATGTGGAACCGGGGTTACCGCTATGATGACCTGCGGCTCTATGTAGATGGATACGTCGATGCCCTTCGGCACACTAACGCCCTTGAAATTTATCTGATCCACCGCTTGGAGGAAGAAGCTATGCGTTATCTGCGCGATCCATCTAACTTTGAACCGACGGCGATGCCGATGCCGGAACCGGAATCTGACTACTACTAA
- a CDS encoding DUF2079 domain-containing protein codes for MPEFPVNARRASAYTLPSFLGKLQINSVGWMIGVSALILFLCSSLRHVLIQSTAYDLGWFDQAIYLISQGQPPIISFSGMHILGGHAEWIVYLLAGLYKIYPTVYWLFAVQAISLAMGAWPTWSLARQAGLKESIAIAMAVVYLLYPVVFNVNLFDFHPEVMALPVFLAVVLAARCDRVGWFCVGIVFILGCRDGLSLTVAAMGLWLLVFEKKRLCGAIALFAGVAWFLIATKVIIPSFIGSGPIAVARYADLGNSLPEIILNLFLKPGLVLSKVFTLPNLEYIVLLLSPVIWGLSPQHLTPLVGTIPTLAMNFLTDYQLQKDLIHQYSVPALPFLLLAVISTLADGKGWVQSKRGIILWSLVAFIALAKFGYFGSRYLQSLDTWQATREAIAQIPTQSSILVPAHVAPHLSHRPRFKLAIKGSELADLAEFEYVLLNGRHPGIDSSPQVVAKLLERLQKTPTFQLTYLRDDVYLFKKKA; via the coding sequence ATGCCAGAATTTCCGGTAAATGCTCGAAGAGCAAGTGCATATACCCTTCCCTCATTTTTAGGGAAGCTACAGATCAACTCTGTAGGTTGGATGATTGGCGTGAGTGCCTTAATTCTTTTCCTTTGCAGTAGCTTACGACACGTCCTGATCCAATCCACAGCCTACGATCTAGGATGGTTTGACCAAGCCATTTACTTAATTAGTCAGGGACAGCCACCGATTATTTCTTTCTCTGGAATGCATATTCTCGGAGGGCACGCTGAATGGATTGTTTATCTGCTGGCGGGCTTGTACAAAATTTACCCAACGGTTTACTGGCTATTTGCCGTGCAAGCCATTTCTTTAGCGATGGGTGCTTGGCCTACCTGGAGTTTAGCTCGTCAAGCCGGGTTAAAAGAATCTATTGCGATCGCAATGGCAGTGGTGTATCTGCTGTACCCCGTTGTTTTTAACGTAAATCTGTTCGATTTCCACCCGGAAGTGATGGCACTCCCAGTATTTCTGGCCGTCGTACTGGCAGCACGCTGCGACCGTGTGGGATGGTTTTGTGTGGGTATCGTCTTCATTTTGGGGTGTAGGGATGGTTTATCGCTGACTGTGGCGGCAATGGGTTTGTGGCTGCTGGTGTTTGAAAAGAAGCGTTTGTGTGGTGCTATTGCTCTTTTTGCAGGTGTTGCCTGGTTTTTAATTGCCACAAAAGTCATCATCCCCTCCTTCATCGGTAGTGGCCCGATCGCAGTGGCGCGTTATGCTGACTTAGGAAATTCACTTCCAGAAATTATCCTCAATCTCTTCCTGAAACCAGGGTTGGTGCTGAGCAAGGTCTTTACTTTGCCTAACCTGGAATATATAGTCCTGTTGTTGTCGCCAGTCATTTGGGGACTTTCACCCCAGCACCTGACGCCTTTGGTCGGTACAATTCCCACGTTGGCGATGAACTTTCTCACCGATTACCAACTTCAAAAAGATTTAATCCACCAGTATTCTGTTCCAGCGCTGCCTTTTTTATTGTTGGCAGTCATTTCAACGCTTGCCGATGGTAAGGGGTGGGTGCAAAGTAAGCGGGGAATCATTTTGTGGTCGTTGGTGGCGTTTATCGCTTTAGCCAAGTTTGGTTATTTTGGGTCTCGATATCTACAATCCCTTGATACATGGCAAGCAACGCGAGAGGCTATTGCTCAGATCCCAACCCAAAGCAGTATATTAGTCCCAGCTCATGTAGCTCCCCATCTATCCCACCGTCCCCGGTTTAAGCTGGCAATCAAAGGTTCTGAGTTAGCTGACTTAGCTGAATTTGAGTATGTCTTGCTAAATGGGCGTCATCCCGGCATCGATAGTTCTCCACAAGTGGTAGCCAAATTATTGGAGCGACTCCAAAAGACACCAACATTTCAATTAACCTATCTACGTGATGATGTTTATTTGTTTAAGAAAAAGGCTTAA